One Kitasatospora sp. NBC_01287 DNA window includes the following coding sequences:
- a CDS encoding recombinase family protein: MTATPSPTALAFAFAGRVSTEDLQDPETSRNWQRTRAEALITPAGGRIVTEFFDVGYSRSLPWKRRPRAAALLAALKDPDRGFDAVVIGEPQRVFYGNQYGLTQPVFAHYGVQLWVPEVGGAVDPDSEAHDLVMSVFGGMSKGERTRIKIRVRTAMASQAALEGRYLGGRPPYGYRLADAGPHPNPIKARDGKRLRCLEPDPTAAPVIQRIFAEYLRGKGLYAIAEGLTRDNIPCPSAHDRARNPHRHGNAWAKSAIRAILLNPRYTGHQVWNRQRKDEVLLDVEDVALGHITKLRWNDPEKWIKSAGLAHEPLITTGDFEQAQLKLATKSAATHPVERKPRTTDRTYALRGLLRCGLCERKMQGNFNNGHPHYRCRYPSEYAQSRALDHPLTVYLREDALLPALDSWIGTVFAPGRLKCTIHEMQEAQAVSGPDPVALEAARRDLDTSAARLTSYRAALDAGGDPATVAGWINEARLDQTTAQQRLNQLTAEAPPTLTADQIQALITELGNLTDRLMQATPARKAPLYEAFGLNLTYNAKKRIVTVESRPASSMCVSKCPRGDLNPHAR, translated from the coding sequence ATGACCGCCACCCCCAGTCCCACTGCCCTCGCGTTCGCCTTCGCCGGACGCGTCTCCACCGAGGACCTTCAAGACCCGGAGACCTCCCGCAACTGGCAGCGCACCCGCGCCGAAGCGCTCATCACCCCGGCCGGCGGCCGGATCGTCACCGAGTTCTTCGACGTCGGCTACTCCCGCTCCCTGCCCTGGAAGCGCCGCCCCCGGGCCGCCGCCCTGCTCGCCGCCCTCAAGGATCCCGACCGAGGGTTCGACGCCGTCGTCATCGGCGAACCCCAGCGCGTCTTCTACGGCAACCAGTACGGCCTCACCCAACCCGTCTTCGCCCACTACGGCGTTCAGCTGTGGGTGCCCGAAGTCGGTGGCGCCGTCGACCCCGACAGCGAGGCCCACGACCTGGTCATGTCCGTCTTCGGCGGCATGTCCAAGGGCGAACGGACCCGCATCAAGATCCGGGTCCGCACCGCCATGGCCTCCCAAGCAGCCCTCGAAGGCCGCTACCTCGGCGGCCGGCCGCCCTACGGCTACCGCCTCGCCGACGCCGGACCCCACCCCAACCCCATCAAGGCCCGCGACGGCAAGCGCCTGCGCTGCCTCGAACCCGACCCGACCGCCGCCCCCGTCATCCAGCGGATCTTCGCCGAGTACCTGCGCGGCAAAGGTCTGTACGCCATCGCCGAAGGCCTCACCCGCGACAACATCCCCTGCCCCTCCGCCCACGACCGCGCCCGCAACCCTCACCGCCACGGCAACGCCTGGGCCAAGAGCGCGATCCGCGCCATCCTCCTCAACCCCCGCTACACCGGCCACCAGGTCTGGAACCGCCAGCGCAAGGACGAGGTCCTCCTCGACGTCGAAGACGTCGCGCTGGGCCACATCACCAAGCTGCGCTGGAACGACCCCGAGAAGTGGATCAAGTCCGCCGGCCTCGCCCACGAACCCCTCATCACCACCGGCGACTTCGAACAGGCCCAGCTCAAACTCGCCACCAAATCCGCCGCAACCCACCCCGTCGAGCGCAAACCCCGCACCACCGACCGCACCTACGCGCTACGTGGACTGCTCCGCTGCGGGCTGTGCGAGCGCAAGATGCAGGGCAACTTCAACAACGGCCACCCCCACTACCGCTGCCGCTACCCGAGCGAATACGCCCAGAGCCGCGCCCTCGACCACCCGCTGACCGTCTACCTGCGCGAGGACGCGCTGCTTCCCGCCCTCGACAGCTGGATCGGTACCGTCTTCGCTCCCGGCCGGCTCAAGTGCACCATCCACGAGATGCAAGAAGCCCAGGCCGTCAGCGGCCCCGACCCCGTCGCCCTCGAAGCAGCCCGCCGCGACCTGGACACAAGCGCCGCCCGGCTCACCAGCTACCGAGCCGCCCTCGACGCGGGCGGCGACCCCGCCACCGTCGCCGGGTGGATCAACGAAGCCCGCCTCGACCAGACCACCGCCCAGCAACGCCTGAACCAGCTCACCGCCGAAGCACCACCCACCCTGACGGCCGACCAGATCCAGGCGCTGATCACCGAGCTCGGCAACCTCACCGACCGCCTCATGCAGGCCACACCCGCACGTAAGGCGCCGCTCTACGAGGCATTCGGCCTTAACCTGACCTACAACGCAAAGAAGCGGATCGTGACTGTTGAGTCACGACCCGCATCTTCTATGTGCGTATCGAAGTGTCCGAGGGGGGACTTGAACCCCCACGCCCGATAA
- a CDS encoding TRM11 family methyltransferase — MNQLRTAPVPPPREPGRPTTPVTLADLPTSVWVTAQKTAAGQRRDRYTPASSAHPAKMLPAIAAHAISTYTAPGQLVLDPMCGIGTTLIEAVDLGRNALGIELEGRWTATARANLHLARTRGATGTATVTTGDARHTHTLLDPEHHGRVQLLLTSPPYGASVHGRVRPTRDTHRGGIAKFNATYGAHPANLAHASTDHLLDAFTAILTNCLPLLAPGAHVAVTARPWRHHGELVDLPTAIIAAGQNAGLTPVERCIALLAAVRDGELLARPSFFQLTNIRAARAAGIPMHLIVHEDVLVFTKPGDRRTLAHPTDHAANSAKGTVA, encoded by the coding sequence ATGAACCAGCTCCGCACCGCTCCCGTGCCGCCGCCCCGCGAGCCGGGCCGCCCCACCACCCCGGTCACTCTCGCCGACTTGCCGACCTCCGTGTGGGTCACCGCCCAGAAGACCGCCGCCGGCCAGCGCCGCGACCGCTACACCCCCGCCTCCTCCGCCCACCCCGCGAAGATGCTCCCCGCGATCGCCGCCCACGCCATCTCCACCTACACCGCCCCCGGCCAGCTCGTCCTGGACCCGATGTGCGGCATCGGCACCACCCTCATCGAAGCCGTCGACCTCGGCCGCAACGCCCTCGGCATCGAGCTCGAAGGCCGCTGGACGGCCACCGCCCGCGCCAACCTCCACCTCGCCCGCACCCGAGGCGCCACCGGCACCGCCACCGTGACCACCGGCGACGCCCGCCACACCCACACCCTCCTCGACCCCGAACACCACGGCAGGGTCCAGCTCCTGCTCACCTCCCCGCCCTACGGCGCCTCCGTCCACGGCCGGGTCCGCCCCACCCGCGACACCCACCGCGGTGGCATCGCCAAGTTCAACGCCACCTACGGCGCCCACCCCGCCAACCTCGCCCACGCCTCCACCGACCACCTCTTGGACGCCTTCACCGCCATCCTCACCAACTGCCTGCCACTGCTCGCCCCCGGCGCCCACGTCGCGGTCACCGCCCGCCCCTGGCGCCACCACGGCGAACTCGTCGACCTCCCCACCGCCATCATCGCCGCTGGCCAAAACGCCGGCCTCACCCCCGTCGAGCGCTGCATCGCCCTCCTGGCCGCGGTCCGCGACGGCGAACTCCTCGCCCGCCCCTCCTTCTTCCAACTCACCAACATCCGCGCCGCCCGCGCCGCCGGCATCCCCATGCACCTGATCGTCCACGAGGACGTCCTGGTCTTCACCAAACCCGGCGACCGCCGGACACTCGCTCACCCGACCGACCACGCCGCCAACTCGGCCAAGGGCACGGTCGCGTGA
- a CDS encoding CDP-alcohol phosphatidyltransferase family protein, which translates to MLQRRSAEHWAGRLYMRGVSLRITRILSTVTAITPNGLTYLMMATGILAGAGLLVPGLAGAVAGALLIQLYLLLDCVDGEVARWRRQTSLTGVYLDRVGHYMSEAALLTGLGLRGADLLHRAGSAAHWEWAFLGALAALGAILIKSETDLVDVARARSGLTAVEDSASVPRSAGVARARRVASLLKFHRLVGAVEASLLILAAGIADQAHGGLLFTRLAIVVLAAIAMLQTVLHLLSIVLSSRLR; encoded by the coding sequence ATGCTGCAGCGCCGCAGCGCCGAACACTGGGCCGGCCGCCTCTACATGCGCGGCGTCTCGCTGCGGATCACCCGGATCCTGTCCACGGTCACCGCGATCACGCCCAACGGGCTGACCTACCTGATGATGGCCACCGGCATCCTGGCCGGCGCCGGGCTGCTCGTTCCCGGCCTGGCCGGCGCCGTCGCCGGGGCGCTGCTGATCCAGCTCTACCTGCTGCTCGACTGCGTGGACGGCGAGGTGGCCCGCTGGCGTCGGCAGACCTCGCTGACCGGTGTCTACCTCGACCGGGTCGGCCACTACATGTCGGAGGCCGCGCTGCTGACCGGCCTGGGCCTGCGCGGCGCGGACCTGCTGCACCGCGCCGGGAGCGCCGCGCACTGGGAGTGGGCCTTCCTCGGTGCCCTGGCCGCGCTCGGCGCGATCCTGATCAAGTCGGAGACCGACCTGGTGGACGTGGCCCGGGCCCGCAGCGGACTGACCGCCGTCGAGGACAGTGCCTCGGTGCCGCGCTCGGCGGGCGTGGCCAGGGCCCGCCGGGTCGCCTCCCTGCTGAAGTTCCACCGGCTGGTGGGCGCGGTCGAGGCCTCGCTGCTCATCCTGGCGGCCGGGATCGCCGACCAGGCGCACGGCGGCCTCCTCTTCACCCGTCTCGCGATCGTGGTGCTCGCCGCCATCGCGATGCTCCAGACCGTGCTCCACCTGCTCAGCATCGTCCTCTCCAGCAGGCTCCGGTGA
- a CDS encoding phosphocholine cytidylyltransferase family protein, translating into MIGLVLAAGAGRRLRPYTDTLPKALVPVDGERTVLDLTLGNFAEVGLREAAIVVGYRKEAVYERQEALEQKYGVKLTLVENDKAEEWNNAYSLWCARDLFGEGLLLANGDTVHPASVQRTMLDGNDRLIAEGRAPGILLALDTVKSLADEEMKVVADPVKGMQKITKLMDPLDATGEYIGVTVINPSAAAELARALRTTFERDPQLYYEDGYQELVDGGFRIDVQPIGEVSWVEVDNHADLTKAREIACQY; encoded by the coding sequence ATGATCGGCCTCGTTCTGGCGGCCGGAGCCGGCCGCCGACTCCGCCCGTACACCGACACGCTCCCCAAGGCGCTGGTGCCGGTGGACGGCGAGAGGACCGTGCTGGACCTCACGCTCGGCAACTTCGCCGAGGTCGGGCTGCGCGAGGCCGCGATCGTCGTGGGGTACCGCAAGGAGGCCGTGTACGAGCGGCAGGAGGCGCTGGAGCAGAAGTACGGCGTCAAGCTCACCCTGGTCGAGAACGACAAGGCCGAGGAGTGGAACAACGCCTACTCGCTCTGGTGCGCCCGCGATCTCTTCGGTGAGGGCCTGCTGCTGGCGAACGGCGACACCGTGCACCCGGCCTCCGTCCAGCGCACCATGCTCGACGGAAACGACCGGCTGATCGCCGAGGGCCGGGCCCCGGGCATCCTGCTCGCGCTGGACACCGTGAAGTCGCTGGCCGACGAGGAGATGAAGGTCGTCGCCGACCCGGTCAAGGGCATGCAAAAGATCACCAAGCTGATGGATCCGCTCGACGCGACCGGCGAGTACATCGGCGTCACCGTGATCAACCCGTCCGCCGCCGCCGAGCTGGCGCGGGCGCTGCGCACCACCTTCGAGCGCGACCCGCAGCTCTACTACGAGGACGGGTACCAGGAGTTGGTCGACGGCGGCTTCCGGATCGACGTGCAGCCGATCGGCGAGGTCTCCTGGGTCGAGGTCGACAACCACGCGGACCTGACGAAGGCGCGGGAGATCGCGTGCCAGTACTGA
- a CDS encoding pilin, translating into MPLRRPTHPLASSAVVSALAVLLLLGPATAADAIAPLAVLAAPPTVDQLFANITTWITGIIATIATTFLTFGGLRYLLAGGDPGEVEKAKGALKGAGVGYMIAILAPVILDILKGLVGAK; encoded by the coding sequence ATGCCCCTACGGCGTCCAACCCATCCCCTCGCCTCTTCGGCCGTCGTCAGCGCGCTGGCGGTACTGCTGCTCCTGGGCCCGGCCACGGCTGCGGACGCAATCGCGCCGCTGGCCGTCCTGGCCGCGCCGCCCACGGTCGACCAGCTGTTCGCGAACATCACCACGTGGATCACCGGGATCATCGCCACGATCGCCACCACCTTCCTGACCTTCGGCGGCCTGCGCTACCTGCTGGCCGGCGGCGACCCGGGCGAGGTCGAGAAGGCCAAGGGCGCGCTGAAGGGCGCCGGGGTCGGCTACATGATCGCGATCCTCGCCCCGGTGATCCTGGACATCCTCAAGGGCCTGGTCGGCGCCAAGTGA
- a CDS encoding ATP-binding protein, producing MERAAEGLWRIVAVAREASVPRVRHVVRDLLRDRGLTGERYEDLTDGLLLIVSELVTNAVTHAALLSPRVTTELAIGDGQVRVAVEDGHPHRPKAVQSDTEQTGGRGLMLVKSIALAAGGSCDVERTGDGGKVIWASLPLPLPSPAGSRVAG from the coding sequence GTGGAGCGTGCGGCCGAGGGTCTGTGGCGGATCGTCGCCGTGGCGCGGGAGGCCTCGGTGCCGCGGGTCAGGCACGTGGTGCGGGACCTGCTGCGCGACCGGGGGCTGACGGGGGAACGCTACGAGGACCTGACCGATGGGCTGCTGCTGATCGTCTCCGAGCTGGTGACCAATGCCGTCACGCACGCGGCGCTGCTCTCGCCGCGGGTGACCACCGAGCTGGCGATCGGCGACGGGCAGGTGCGGGTCGCGGTGGAGGACGGGCACCCGCACCGGCCCAAGGCCGTGCAGAGTGACACGGAGCAGACCGGCGGGCGCGGGCTGATGCTGGTCAAGAGCATCGCGCTGGCGGCGGGCGGGTCCTGCGACGTGGAGCGGACGGGGGACGGCGGAAAGGTGATCTGGGCCTCCCTGCCCCTGCCCCTGCCGTCCCCGGCCGGGAGCCGGGTGGCGGGCTGA
- a CDS encoding glycosyltransferase family 2 protein → MGNRPAELNALIDSVLAQQGQAVQLAVVGNGAPLPPLPAGVRAVELPENLGIPGGRNVGIELFGPDAREVDAVLFLDDDGRLPLTDSAKLLREAFTADPGLGIVSFRIADPDTGATQRRHVPRLRAADPLRSSRVTTFLGGASAVRSEVFEQAGQLPGVFFYAHEETDFAWRALDAGWSIDYRADIVLHHPATSPARHAAYFHNVARNRVWLARRNLPAPLVPLYLSTWILLTLARRPAPEARKAWWGGFREGWRTPCGERRPMRWRTVWRLTRLGRPPVI, encoded by the coding sequence ATGGGCAACCGCCCGGCCGAGCTGAACGCGCTGATCGACTCGGTGCTGGCGCAGCAGGGCCAGGCCGTCCAACTGGCCGTGGTCGGCAACGGCGCCCCGCTGCCGCCGCTGCCCGCCGGGGTGCGTGCCGTCGAACTGCCGGAGAACCTCGGCATCCCTGGCGGGCGCAACGTGGGCATCGAGCTCTTCGGCCCCGACGCCCGCGAGGTGGACGCCGTCCTCTTCCTGGACGACGACGGCCGGCTGCCGCTGACCGACTCGGCGAAGCTGCTGCGCGAGGCCTTCACCGCCGACCCGGGGCTCGGCATCGTCAGCTTCCGGATCGCCGATCCGGATACCGGCGCCACCCAGCGCCGGCACGTACCGCGGCTGCGCGCCGCCGACCCGTTGCGCTCCTCCCGGGTCACCACGTTCCTCGGCGGTGCCAGCGCCGTCCGGTCGGAGGTGTTCGAGCAGGCCGGGCAGCTGCCCGGTGTCTTCTTCTACGCCCATGAGGAGACCGACTTCGCGTGGCGGGCGCTGGATGCCGGGTGGTCGATCGACTACCGGGCGGACATCGTGCTGCACCACCCCGCCACCTCGCCCGCCCGGCACGCCGCGTACTTCCACAACGTGGCGCGCAACCGGGTGTGGCTGGCCCGACGGAACCTTCCGGCCCCGTTGGTGCCTCTCTACCTGAGTACCTGGATCCTGCTCACCCTGGCCCGCCGTCCCGCCCCGGAGGCGCGCAAGGCCTGGTGGGGCGGGTTCCGGGAGGGCTGGCGCACACCGTGCGGTGAGCGGCGCCCGATGCGATGGCGTACTGTATGGCGATTGACCAGGTTGGGCAGACCGCCGGTCATCTGA
- a CDS encoding iron-containing alcohol dehydrogenase family protein, producing the protein MPVLTRLIPSPVFVEIRPGALDSLAGILADQRLSTAGRVAVAISNGSGARLRERLLPMLPDADWFEAADGTLDGAVRLADEVRGGHYDVLVGLGGGKIIDAAKYAAARVGLPVVAVATNLAHDGICSPVATLDNDAGRGSYGVPGPIGVVVDLDVVRQAPRRYVAAGIGDVLSNISACADWELSQRVTGEKVDGLAVAMARSAGESLLRHPGRLEDSDLLTALAEALVLSGIAMSIAGSTRPSSGACHEISHALDVLHPKRSAQHGEQVGLGAAFASFLRGEQELTKLIVDRLRAHGLPVTADQIGFTEAEFTDAVHYAPNTRPGRFTILEHLDLSPSAIRDAYADYVQAVNS; encoded by the coding sequence GTGCCAGTACTGACCCGGCTGATCCCCTCCCCGGTCTTCGTCGAGATCCGTCCGGGCGCGCTGGACTCCCTGGCCGGCATCCTCGCCGACCAGCGGCTCTCCACCGCCGGACGGGTCGCGGTGGCGATCAGCAACGGCTCGGGCGCCCGGCTGCGCGAGCGCCTGCTGCCGATGCTGCCGGACGCCGACTGGTTCGAGGCGGCCGACGGCACCCTGGACGGTGCGGTGCGGCTGGCGGACGAGGTCCGCGGCGGGCACTACGACGTCCTGGTGGGTCTCGGGGGCGGTAAGATCATCGACGCCGCCAAGTACGCCGCCGCGCGGGTCGGGCTGCCTGTGGTCGCCGTCGCCACCAACCTGGCGCACGACGGCATCTGCTCCCCGGTCGCCACGTTGGACAACGACGCGGGCCGTGGCTCCTACGGGGTGCCCGGACCGATCGGTGTCGTGGTCGACCTGGACGTGGTCCGCCAGGCCCCGCGTCGCTACGTGGCGGCCGGGATCGGTGACGTCCTGTCCAACATCTCGGCCTGTGCCGACTGGGAACTCTCCCAGCGCGTCACGGGCGAGAAGGTGGACGGACTGGCGGTGGCGATGGCCCGTTCCGCGGGCGAGAGCCTGCTGCGCCACCCGGGCCGGCTGGAGGATTCGGACCTCCTTACGGCACTCGCGGAAGCACTGGTACTGTCCGGCATCGCGATGAGCATCGCGGGCAGCACCCGGCCTTCCTCGGGCGCCTGCCACGAGATCTCGCATGCTTTGGACGTGCTGCATCCCAAGCGCTCCGCGCAGCACGGCGAGCAGGTCGGCCTCGGGGCCGCCTTCGCGAGCTTCCTGCGGGGGGAGCAGGAGCTGACCAAGCTGATCGTCGACCGCCTGCGGGCCCACGGCCTGCCGGTGACCGCCGATCAGATCGGCTTCACCGAGGCGGAGTTCACCGATGCGGTGCACTACGCTCCGAACACCAGGCCGGGCCGCTTCACCATTCTCGAGCACCTCGACCTCTCCCCATCAGCGATCAGGGACGCGTACGCCGACTATGTCCAAGCCGTCAACAGCTGA
- the idi gene encoding isopentenyl-diphosphate Delta-isomerase encodes MSESRSTSLATEPAAAPARAAAAAGAAPLDAEIMLELVDDTGVTIGTAEKLWAHQQPGHLHRAFSVFLFDQQGRLLLQRRALGKYHSPGVWSNTCCGHPYPGEPPFVAAARRTAEELGAAPGLLCAAGTVRYDLPDEASGLIEREWNHLFVGLMTDELRPDPAEVEDTRFVTARELKELQAGKPFSVWFSTVFEAALPGIREIAGRDW; translated from the coding sequence ATGTCCGAGAGTCGATCGACCAGCCTTGCCACCGAGCCGGCCGCCGCTCCCGCGAGAGCCGCGGCTGCCGCCGGAGCCGCTCCCCTCGACGCGGAGATCATGCTGGAGCTGGTCGACGACACGGGCGTGACCATCGGGACCGCCGAGAAGCTCTGGGCGCACCAGCAGCCGGGCCACCTGCACCGGGCGTTCTCGGTCTTCCTCTTCGACCAGCAGGGCCGCCTGCTGCTGCAGCGCCGCGCGCTCGGCAAGTACCACTCCCCCGGGGTCTGGTCCAACACCTGCTGCGGCCACCCCTACCCCGGCGAGCCGCCGTTCGTGGCCGCGGCCCGTCGCACCGCCGAGGAGCTGGGCGCCGCCCCGGGCCTGCTCTGCGCGGCCGGGACCGTGCGGTACGACCTGCCCGACGAGGCCTCCGGGCTGATCGAGCGGGAGTGGAACCACCTCTTCGTGGGCCTGATGACCGATGAGCTGCGGCCCGACCCGGCGGAGGTCGAGGACACCCGCTTCGTGACGGCCCGCGAGCTGAAGGAGTTGCAGGCGGGGAAGCCGTTCTCGGTCTGGTTCAGCACGGTGTTCGAGGCGGCGCTGCCCGGGATCCGGGAGATCGCGGGACGGGACTGGTAG